The Ranitomeya variabilis isolate aRanVar5 chromosome 7, aRanVar5.hap1, whole genome shotgun sequence genome includes a window with the following:
- the LOC143786334 gene encoding uncharacterized protein LOC143786334 isoform X1 — protein sequence MFLQLEGVKSGRICLKSLSSADSRGKCKNLLGQFHHSGICEPSGWYKVRKSNDHSCRHLPAGRDSSNIPNSPAHQRCRKHQGRLPQPKRVTSRGMDLKQIHIQYDNRIMGDTTNRPICHKRQPASKKVRFPERHGSPRYVGLSPPSLEVPAGIRLSSDVSDSTSDQKNQEGTSKSDPHCTILAEKTMVLLSPDHVPMRSMDSPIRQETAVPRPLFPPASERSSLDGVEFERQLLRSRGFSAELVSTLLLSRKRSTTLIYSRVWNKFLDFYTVPFTKQVPVTPILEFLQKGRELGLSVNTLRVQVSALGALYGCNIAANRWISRFIKSCERSKPVHIPRLPPWDLNLVLEALTSSPFEPLDSIPLKVLTYKVALLVALTSARRVSDIQALSVDLPFLLIFHDRIVLKPDPSYLPKVASTYHRSQEIFLPSFFDSPVTPEQHKFHTLDVRRAILTYIERCQTWRESRALFISFQGHKKGHGVTRATISRWIRDAICLAYTSKGEIPPAGIKAHSTRAMASSWAEQADVPIHLICKAATWSTPSTFYNHYRLDLSTSSDLTFGRAVLNTVIPPK from the coding sequence atgttcctccaattggaaggagttaaaagcggtagaatatgccttaaatcactttcttccgcagattcaaggggcaaatgtaagaatttactcggacaattccaccacagtggcatatgtgaaccgtcagggtggtacaaggtcaggaagtctaatgaccatagctgcagacatcttccagctggcagagactcatctaacatccctaacagccctgcacatcagaggtgtagaaaacatcagggcagactacctcagccgaaacgagttacgtcaaggggaatggaccttaaacagatccatattcagtatgataacagaatcatgggggataccacaaatcgacctatttgccacaagagacaaccggcaagtaagaaggttcgcttccctgaacgccatggatcacccagatatgttggactctctccaccatccttggaggttccagctggcatacgcctttcctccgatgtctctgattccactagtgatcagaaaaatcaggagggaacaagcaagagtgatcctcattgcaccattctggccgaaaagaccatggttctcttgtctccagaccatgtgcctatgcgatccatggattctcccatcagacaagaaactgctgtcccaaggcccctttttccacccgcaagtgaaaggtcttcacttgacggcgtggaatttgagaggcaactactaagatcaagagggttctcagcagaactagtaagcaccctcttattgagcaggaaaagatctaccaccctgatatatagtagggtatggaataaattcttagacttttacacagtaccgttcactaagcaagttccagtcacacctattctagagttcttgcaaaaaggccgagagttggggttatctgtaaataccttaagagttcaggtctcggcattaggagccctatatggatgcaatatagcagctaataggtggatctccagattcataaaatcttgtgaacgtagtaaaccggtccatattccccgtctacctccgtgggatttaaatctagtgctagaggccttaaccagctccccatttgagccactagattcaatacctttaaaagtcctgacatataaagtagccctcttggtagccctaacctcagctagacgggttagcgacatccaggccctatcagtagacctacccttcttactgatattccatgatcggatagtcctaaaaccagacccctcatacctccctaaggtagcgtccacctaccacaggtcccaagagatatttctcccttccttttttgattcacctgtaactccagaacagcataaattccacaccttagatgtccgaagagccatcctgacctatatagaaaggtgtcagacatggagggagagtagggctctgtttatctcctttcagggccacaagaaaggacatggggtcacgagagctaccatatctcgatggatcagagatgctatctgcttggcctatacgtcaaaaggcgagattcctccagcgggtattaaagcgcactcaacacgagccatggcttcctcctgggcggaacaagcggatgtaccgatccatttaatatgtaaggccgcaacttggtctacaccttctaccttttacaaccattatagacttgatctatctacatcttctgatctgacctttggtagagctgttcttaatacagtaatcccacccaaataa
- the LOC143786334 gene encoding uncharacterized protein LOC143786334 isoform X2, with protein sequence MQTLRQENIMTPSDVRAMIREEMQGLAQTSTTSTRQLSRSKSPVSSQSEDVCISSGKAESQPSSSETEGGLCLPNSSVDNLIKSVRSTMGCSDEKESKSAQDIMFAGLGQRKRRSFPVIKTIKEIVKKEWDKQNRGFLPSSSKRRYPFSDEELNTWSKVPKVDAAVASTTKQSVLPVEDSGVLTDPLDRKAEALLKRSWEANMGAFRPAISSTCTARSLLVWMEQLEEQIRGRTSRESILPKFPLIKEAVAFLADASVDSLRLAARSAGLVNTARRALWLKNWKGDAQAKAKLCAIPCQGEPSKDVPLPGTSRSNKGSDGSRRTRSKKVPFLAGPITRNANTANQEVGGRLKFFLPRWEQITSSQWILDIVQYGLKLDFDRIPWDSFIVTSPKGQDQQRALESEILSLLSKKVLIEVPQDQEGKGFYSPLFLINKPDSSFRTIINLKRLNAFLRNHTFKMESISSTIKLLFPRCVMAGIDLKDAYYHLPIHAEHQKYLRVAVILEGQVRHFQYVAMPFGLSMAPRIFTKVILEVMAHLRQRDTLIIP encoded by the exons atgcaaaccttacggcaggaaaacataatgactccatcagatgtcagagctatgatccgggaagaaatgcaggggttggcgcagactagtaccaccagtacccgtcagcttagtaggtccaaatctccggtcagttcacagtcagaggacgtatgtatatcctcaggcaaagcggaatcccagccgagctcatccgagactgaagggggactttgtcttcccaacagcagtgtggacaatttaataaaatctgtcagaagcacgatggggtgctcagatgagaaagaaagtaaatcggctcaggacatcatgttcgcggggttaggacagaggaaacgtaggtccttccccgtcataaaaactattaaagaaatagtaaaaaaagagtgggataagcaaaatagaggttttctaccatcatcctctaaaagacgctatcccttcagcgacgaggagctaaatacctggtcgaaggtgccgaaggtggatgccgctgtagcctccacaaccaaacagtcggtcttaccggtggaggattcaggagtcctgacagacccgctggaccgtaaagcggaagctttactaaaaaggtcgtgggaagccaacatgggggcgttcaggcccgccatatctagcacctgcactgcgaggtcactactagtgtggatggagcaactggaggaacagattagaggtagaacttcgagagagtcaatcctgccgaaattccctctaatcaaagaagcagtagcattcctggctgatgcctctgtggattcgctacgcctagcagccaggtcagccggcctagtgaacacagcccggcgagcactctggctaaagaactggaaaggggacgcacaggccaaagcaaaactttgtgcgatcccctgccagg gagagccttcaaaagacgtccctttaccaggaacaagccgttcgaacaaagggagcgatgggagtcgaaggacccgaagcaaaaaggtgccttttttagcgggtcccataacccgaaacgcaaataccgctaaccaggaggtaggcggcagattaaaattcttcctccccagatgggaacaaataacatccagccagtggattctggacattgtacaatacggcctaaaattggattttgaccgaataccttgggattcctttatagtaacatctccaaaaggtcaagaccaacaaagggctctggaatcagagatcctatctcttctgtctaaaaaagtcctgatagaagttccccaggatcaagaagggaaggggttctattcccctttattcttgatcaataagcctgatagttcatttagaaccatcataaacctcaagagattaaacgccttcctgcgtaatcataccttcaaaatggaatccattagttcaaccataaaactcttgtttcctaggtgtgtcatggccggaatagacttaaaggatgcctattatcatcttcccatacatgccgaacatcaaaagtatctaagggtagcagtcatcctggaaggacaggttcgtcactttcagtatgttgcaatgccatttgggctttctatggctccccgcatcttcactaaggtgatattagaagtgatggctcatctacgtcaacgagataccttgataataccctag